A genome region from Pseudomonas sp. N3-W includes the following:
- a CDS encoding ABC transporter substrate-binding protein, with product MGQHDLNRRQFIKTVGVVSVAAAAMSMPFIRANASDTRFQGKTLRLLTWSDDTGLAALRNIAATFEAKYGCKVIADRTGSTSEMVAKLKAGGDRPQYDIITLAGVGAEGLAAAGLLEKPDLNRIPNLVDVPEKYRTGANGHGIGYLLWCNSLVYSTRTQKEAPDSYAALWDADLAPNIFLPPPNWTEAMDLIIIAAKLAGGDEHNIEPGFKKLAELKDRVVTLGENPNQIAELFRTGSLDMGGLYAPAFFPKQIRDPAYGLSATFGMKEGFYTDLMQSVMPKNRPGDTDLAYAFIDHSLDPLVQGKMAEDIYNGPVNAKAIISAEARKSPFILTPEQIADKAIMHDNAFLATVHDQWIRRYTEIFSS from the coding sequence ATGGGCCAGCATGATCTGAACAGGCGTCAATTCATCAAGACCGTGGGCGTGGTTTCGGTAGCAGCCGCAGCCATGAGCATGCCTTTCATCCGGGCCAACGCCAGTGACACCCGCTTCCAGGGCAAGACCCTGCGTCTGCTGACCTGGTCCGACGACACCGGCCTTGCGGCACTGCGCAACATTGCGGCGACCTTTGAAGCCAAATACGGCTGCAAGGTCATCGCTGACCGTACCGGCAGCACCTCGGAAATGGTCGCCAAACTCAAGGCCGGCGGTGATCGTCCGCAGTACGACATCATCACCCTGGCCGGCGTTGGCGCCGAAGGTCTGGCCGCCGCCGGACTGCTGGAAAAACCCGACCTCAATCGCATTCCGAACCTGGTGGACGTGCCGGAGAAATACCGCACCGGCGCCAATGGTCATGGCATCGGTTACCTGCTGTGGTGCAACAGCCTGGTCTATAGCACCCGTACCCAGAAAGAAGCCCCGGACAGCTACGCCGCCCTCTGGGATGCGGACCTGGCCCCGAACATTTTCCTGCCGCCGCCGAACTGGACCGAGGCCATGGACCTGATCATCATCGCCGCCAAACTGGCCGGTGGTGACGAACACAACATCGAGCCGGGCTTCAAGAAACTCGCCGAGCTGAAGGACCGTGTGGTGACGTTGGGCGAAAATCCGAACCAGATTGCCGAGCTGTTCCGCACCGGTTCCCTGGACATGGGCGGTCTGTACGCCCCGGCGTTTTTTCCGAAACAGATCCGCGACCCGGCCTACGGTCTGAGTGCAACCTTTGGCATGAAGGAAGGTTTCTATACCGACCTGATGCAATCGGTGATGCCGAAGAACCGTCCGGGCGACACCGACCTGGCCTACGCCTTCATCGACCACTCTCTGGACCCGCTGGTGCAGGGCAAGATGGCCGAAGACATCTACAACGGCCCGGTCAATGCCAAGGCGATCATCTCCGCCGAAGCGCGCAAAAGCCCGTTCATCCTCACCCCGGAGCAGATTGCCGACAAGGCGATCATGCACGACAACGCCTTCCTGGCCACCGTGCATGACCAATGGATTCGTCGTTACACGGAAATCTTTTCCTCCTGA